One segment of Bacteroides caecimuris DNA contains the following:
- a CDS encoding DUF6769 family protein, which yields MKGKKRIIVTLLFLINIIMLVAAVIPHHHHPNGMICMKQDLPIEQQCPTHHHPGNDSCCSSECMTRFYSPTPSVHTDSGPNYVFIATLFTDVIIEHLLRPQERRIKNYYVYRDSLHGTDIHRTTPLRAPPYSVFA from the coding sequence ATGAAAGGGAAGAAACGAATAATAGTAACTCTGCTGTTTTTAATCAACATTATAATGTTGGTGGCAGCCGTTATTCCCCATCACCATCATCCCAACGGAATGATTTGCATGAAGCAGGACTTGCCTATAGAACAGCAATGTCCCACGCATCATCACCCGGGAAACGATTCATGTTGCAGCAGCGAATGTATGACTCGTTTCTACTCTCCCACTCCATCCGTACATACGGATAGCGGACCGAATTACGTATTCATCGCTACCCTGTTCACGGATGTAATCATCGAACATCTATTACGGCCACAAGAGAGACGGATTAAGAACTATTACGTCTATCGAGACTCTCTGCATGGTACGGATATACACCGTACCACTCCTCTTCGTGCCCCTCCCTACTCTGTTTTTGCGTAA
- a CDS encoding efflux RND transporter permease subunit, which produces MLNKIIHYSLHNRLVVVCATILLLIAGTYTAMHTEVDVFPDLNAPTVVIMTEANGMAAEEVEQLVTFPVETAVNGATGVRRVRSSSTNGFSVVWVEFDWGTDIYLARQIVSEKLAVVSESLPVNVGKPTLGPQSSILGEMLIVGLTADSTSMLDLRTIADWTIRPRLLSTGGVAQVAVLGGDIKEYQIQLDPERMRHYGISMGEVMAVTQDMNLNANGGVLYEFGNEYIVRGVLSTSKTEQLGKAVVKTVNNFPVTLEDIADVTIGPKAPKLGTASERGKSAVLMTITKQPATSTLELTDKLEASLKDLQKNLPPDVKVSTDIFRQSRFIESSIGNVKKSLFEGGIFVVIVLFLFLANVRTTLISLVTLPLSLLVSILTLHYMGLTINTMSLGGMAIAIGSLVDDAIVDVENVYKRLRENRQKAEAERLSTLEVVFNASKEVRMPILNSTLIIVVSFVPLFFLSGMEGRMLVPLGVAFIVALFASTVVALTLTPVLCSYLLGSNKTNKELKEAPLARWMKGIYEKALTWVLAHKRVTLGGTIALFVVALGVFFTLGRSFLPSFNEGSFTINISSLPGISLEESNKMGHRAEELLMTIPEIQTVARKTGRAELDEHALGVNVSEIEAPFELKDRSRSELVADVREKLGTITGANIEIGQPISHRIDAMLSGTKANIAIKLFGDDLNKMFSLGNQIKEAISDIPGVADLNVEQQIERPQLKIQPKREMLAKFGITLPEFSEYVNVALAGKVISQVYEQGKSFDLIVKVKDDARDEIEKIRNLMVDTNDGRKVPLNYVAEVVSAMGPNTINRENVKRKIVISANVADRDLRSVVNDIQKRIDTSVQLPEGYHIEYGGQFESEQAASRTLALTSFISIVVIFLLLYNEFRSVKESGVILLNLPLALIGGVFALVITTGEVSIPAIIGFISLFGIATRNGMLLISHYNHLQKEEGLNAYDSVLRGSLDRLNPILMTALSSALALIPLALGGDLPGNEIQSPMAKVILGGLLTSTFLNGFIVPIVYLMMHRKKAVARDVFPR; this is translated from the coding sequence ATGCTTAATAAAATTATACATTACTCCCTACACAACCGGTTGGTTGTAGTCTGCGCGACCATCCTCCTGCTAATTGCGGGAACGTATACCGCCATGCATACGGAAGTAGACGTATTCCCCGACCTGAACGCACCTACGGTAGTCATCATGACCGAGGCCAACGGTATGGCTGCGGAAGAGGTTGAACAGCTCGTCACTTTTCCTGTTGAAACTGCCGTAAACGGAGCTACGGGTGTACGCCGTGTACGCTCTTCTTCTACCAACGGATTTTCCGTTGTCTGGGTAGAATTTGATTGGGGAACCGATATTTATCTCGCTCGCCAGATTGTTAGCGAGAAGTTAGCAGTGGTCAGCGAATCACTGCCGGTCAACGTCGGTAAACCGACACTCGGCCCACAATCTTCCATCTTGGGCGAAATGCTCATCGTCGGTCTGACTGCCGACTCTACTTCGATGCTCGATCTTCGTACGATTGCGGACTGGACCATCCGTCCCCGTCTATTGTCTACCGGAGGAGTGGCACAGGTTGCCGTGCTCGGAGGAGATATCAAAGAATATCAGATTCAGCTGGATCCCGAACGGATGCGTCATTACGGCATTTCGATGGGAGAAGTGATGGCTGTGACACAGGATATGAACCTGAACGCAAACGGAGGTGTGCTCTACGAATTTGGAAATGAATATATTGTGCGCGGTGTACTTTCTACTTCTAAAACAGAACAACTTGGCAAAGCGGTAGTAAAGACAGTGAACAACTTCCCTGTCACGCTGGAAGATATTGCGGACGTAACCATCGGACCGAAAGCCCCGAAACTGGGAACTGCTTCAGAGCGTGGAAAATCTGCCGTACTGATGACTATTACCAAACAGCCGGCTACCAGTACGCTGGAACTGACGGATAAATTGGAAGCATCTTTGAAAGACCTGCAAAAGAATCTGCCACCGGACGTAAAAGTTTCAACGGACATATTCCGTCAAAGCCGCTTTATCGAAAGTTCCATCGGCAATGTGAAGAAATCACTCTTTGAAGGAGGTATTTTTGTAGTAATCGTACTCTTCCTGTTCCTGGCAAATGTGCGCACTACATTGATTTCATTGGTAACGCTGCCTCTTTCCCTGCTTGTTTCGATTCTGACACTACACTACATGGGACTGACAATCAACACCATGAGCCTCGGAGGTATGGCGATAGCCATCGGATCATTGGTAGACGACGCCATCGTCGATGTGGAAAACGTGTATAAACGACTGCGGGAGAACCGTCAGAAAGCAGAAGCGGAAAGGTTAAGTACACTCGAGGTGGTATTCAATGCTTCGAAAGAGGTGCGGATGCCTATACTTAATTCTACGCTGATTATCGTTGTCAGCTTTGTTCCGTTGTTCTTCCTTAGCGGAATGGAAGGCAGAATGTTGGTTCCGCTGGGCGTTGCCTTTATCGTAGCATTGTTCGCGTCGACAGTAGTTGCTCTGACGCTGACTCCGGTGCTCTGTTCTTATCTATTAGGAAGCAATAAGACAAACAAGGAACTGAAAGAAGCTCCCCTTGCCCGTTGGATGAAAGGGATTTATGAAAAGGCACTGACTTGGGTGCTGGCACACAAACGAGTGACACTTGGAGGTACAATCGCACTCTTTGTGGTTGCGCTCGGAGTGTTCTTTACACTCGGACGCAGTTTCCTTCCTTCCTTTAATGAAGGATCGTTCACCATCAATATTAGTTCTCTACCGGGTATTTCACTGGAAGAAAGCAATAAAATGGGACATCGGGCAGAAGAGTTATTGATGACGATTCCCGAAATACAAACCGTAGCCCGGAAAACGGGACGCGCCGAACTGGACGAGCACGCGTTAGGGGTAAACGTTTCTGAAATAGAAGCTCCGTTTGAACTGAAAGATCGTTCGCGCAGTGAACTGGTAGCTGATGTACGTGAAAAGTTGGGTACTATCACCGGGGCAAATATAGAAATCGGACAACCAATCAGTCACCGTATCGACGCTATGTTATCGGGTACGAAAGCGAATATCGCTATCAAACTGTTCGGAGACGACCTGAATAAGATGTTTTCACTCGGTAATCAAATTAAAGAAGCTATCAGTGATATTCCCGGTGTTGCCGACCTGAACGTGGAACAACAGATTGAACGTCCGCAGCTGAAAATACAGCCTAAACGGGAAATGTTGGCTAAGTTCGGTATTACTCTGCCGGAGTTCTCGGAATATGTGAACGTTGCTTTGGCCGGAAAAGTGATCTCGCAGGTTTATGAACAAGGCAAGAGTTTCGATCTGATCGTGAAAGTGAAGGATGATGCCCGGGATGAAATAGAAAAAATCCGCAACTTGATGGTAGACACGAATGACGGGCGCAAAGTACCTTTGAACTATGTAGCAGAAGTGGTATCAGCCATGGGACCAAATACGATCAACCGCGAGAATGTAAAACGTAAAATTGTGATTTCTGCTAATGTGGCCGACCGCGATTTGCGTAGTGTTGTAAATGATATTCAGAAACGCATCGACACATCGGTGCAACTGCCCGAAGGCTATCACATCGAGTATGGCGGACAGTTTGAAAGTGAACAGGCTGCCAGCCGGACACTGGCGCTGACTTCATTTATCAGCATTGTAGTAATCTTCTTGTTATTGTATAATGAGTTCCGTAGCGTGAAAGAGTCGGGCGTCATCTTGCTGAATCTTCCGCTGGCGCTGATCGGTGGCGTATTTGCTTTGGTGATTACAACAGGAGAAGTCAGTATTCCGGCTATCATCGGTTTCATTTCCTTGTTCGGTATTGCAACGCGTAACGGTATGTTGCTCATCAGCCACTACAATCATCTACAAAAGGAAGAAGGTTTGAATGCGTACGATAGTGTGCTCCGAGGTTCTCTCGACCGTCTGAATCCGATTTTGATGACGGCATTGTCTTCTGCACTGGCACTGATTCCATTGGCACTCGGTGGCGACTTGCCGGGTAACGAAATTCAAAGTCCGATGGCAAAAGTGATTTTAGGAGGGTTATTAACGTCTACTTTTTTAAACGGTTTTATCGTTCCGATTGTTTATCTGATGATGCATCGGAAAAAAGCTGTAGCGCGTGATGTTTTTCCCCGGTGA
- a CDS encoding ABC-F family ATP-binding cassette domain-containing protein has translation MISVDGLAVEFGGTTLFSDISFVINEKDRIALMGKNGAGKSTLLKILAGVRQPTRGKVSAPKDCVVAYLPQHLMTEDGRTVFDETAQAFSHLHEMEAQIEKLNKELETRTDYESDSYMALIEEVSALSEKFYSIDATNYEEDVEKSLLGLGFTRSDFQRPTSDFSGGWRMRIELAKLLLQKPDVLLLDEPTNHLDIESIQWLEDFLINNGKAVIVISHDRKFVDNITTRTIEVTMGRIYDYKVNYSQYLQLRKDRREQQQKAYDEQQKFIAETKEFIERFKGTYSKTLQVQSRVKMLEKLELLEVDEEDTSALRLKFPPSPRSGSYPVIMEGVGKAYGEKVVFRNANLTIERGDKVAFVGKNGEGKSTLVKCIMKEIEHNGTLTLGHNVQIGYFAQNQASLMDENLTVFQTIDDVAKGDIRNKIRDLLGAFMFGGPEESMKKVKVLSGGERTRLAMIKLLLEPVNLLILDEPTNHLDMKTKDILKQALLDFDGTLIVVSHDRDFLDGLVSKVYEFGNQKVTEHLCGIYEFLEKKKMDSLQELEKK, from the coding sequence ATGATTTCTGTTGACGGACTAGCCGTGGAGTTTGGCGGCACCACTTTATTTAGTGATATTTCTTTCGTAATTAATGAAAAAGACCGCATCGCACTAATGGGTAAAAATGGGGCGGGAAAAAGTACGCTGCTGAAAATTTTGGCAGGCGTACGACAACCGACACGTGGAAAAGTTTCCGCGCCCAAAGATTGCGTGGTAGCCTATCTTCCCCAACACCTGATGACGGAAGACGGAAGAACAGTGTTTGACGAGACGGCACAGGCTTTTTCGCATCTGCACGAAATGGAAGCGCAGATCGAGAAACTGAACAAAGAGCTTGAGACACGGACGGATTATGAGAGCGACAGTTACATGGCGCTGATTGAAGAAGTGTCTGCCTTAAGCGAGAAGTTTTATTCGATTGACGCAACTAATTATGAAGAGGATGTGGAAAAGTCATTGCTCGGATTAGGGTTCACCCGGAGCGATTTTCAACGCCCGACGAGTGATTTCAGCGGTGGATGGCGGATGCGTATCGAGCTCGCTAAATTACTATTGCAGAAACCGGATGTACTTTTGCTCGATGAGCCGACCAATCACTTGGATATTGAATCTATTCAATGGTTGGAAGATTTCCTTATTAATAATGGGAAAGCAGTTATCGTAATCAGCCACGACCGCAAATTCGTGGATAATATTACAACACGCACCATCGAAGTGACGATGGGACGTATTTATGATTATAAGGTGAATTATTCCCAATATCTGCAACTGCGCAAGGATCGCCGCGAACAGCAGCAGAAAGCATACGACGAGCAGCAGAAGTTTATTGCTGAAACGAAGGAGTTCATCGAACGATTCAAAGGAACATATTCAAAGACGTTGCAGGTACAGAGCCGCGTCAAAATGCTGGAAAAATTGGAATTGCTCGAAGTCGATGAGGAGGATACTTCTGCATTGCGATTGAAATTCCCGCCTTCACCCCGTTCGGGCAGTTATCCGGTTATCATGGAGGGTGTTGGAAAGGCATACGGAGAGAAAGTCGTGTTCCGCAACGCCAATCTGACGATTGAGCGTGGTGATAAAGTAGCTTTTGTCGGCAAAAACGGTGAAGGTAAATCTACACTTGTGAAATGTATTATGAAGGAGATTGAGCACAACGGCACACTGACTCTCGGACATAATGTGCAAATCGGATACTTTGCTCAGAATCAGGCTTCGCTGATGGATGAAAACCTGACGGTTTTCCAAACGATTGATGATGTAGCCAAAGGGGATATCCGGAACAAGATTCGTGATTTACTGGGTGCTTTCATGTTTGGTGGCCCCGAGGAATCAATGAAGAAGGTGAAAGTTCTTTCGGGTGGGGAGCGTACACGTCTTGCCATGATTAAATTGCTGTTGGAACCTGTCAACCTCCTAATCCTGGACGAGCCGACGAATCATCTGGACATGAAAACGAAAGATATCCTGAAACAGGCATTGCTAGATTTTGACGGCACACTGATTGTTGTTTCACACGACCGTGACTTCCTTGACGGACTGGTGAGCAAAGTGTATGAGTTCGGTAATCAAAAGGTGACAGAACATCTTTGCGGCATTTACGAGTTCCTCGAAAAGAAAAAAATGGATTCGTTGCAAGAGCTGGAAAAGAAATAA
- a CDS encoding DUF5056 domain-containing protein, giving the protein MTEIDNDKLLRDFFAENKQEIADNGFSRRVMHHLPGRSNYLARIWSAFVMTVAAVLFVWLGGLEAAWGTIREVFIGMINHGTTSLDPKSIIIAAAVLLFMATRKVASMA; this is encoded by the coding sequence ATGACAGAAATAGACAATGATAAGCTCTTGCGCGATTTCTTCGCAGAAAACAAGCAGGAAATAGCAGACAACGGATTCAGTCGCCGTGTTATGCACCATTTACCCGGTCGTAGCAACTACCTGGCTCGTATCTGGAGTGCCTTTGTAATGACTGTTGCGGCCGTACTTTTTGTATGGTTAGGCGGATTGGAAGCAGCTTGGGGAACAATAAGAGAAGTATTTATCGGCATGATTAATCATGGCACTACCAGCCTTGACCCAAAGTCAATTATTATCGCAGCTGCCGTATTATTATTTATGGCTACACGAAAGGTTGCTTCTATGGCATAA
- a CDS encoding TolC family protein, which produces MKQIMTISTALLFLTIGEVQAQNGIEQVLKNIETNNKELQANEQLITSQKLEAKTDNNLPDPTLSYAHLWGAKDKNETIGELVVSQSFDFPSLYATRNKLNRLKAGAFDSQSDVFRQEKLLQAKELCLDIIMLRQQKHILEERLRNAEELAKMYAKRLQTGDANALETNKINLELLNVRTEASLNETALRNKQQELNTLNGNIPVVFEENQYPAIPFPNDYQILKSEVMATDRTLMALGNESLVARKQIAVNKSQWLPKLELGYRRNTETGVPFNGVVVGFSFPLFENRNKVKIAKAQALNIDLQKDNATLQVESELAQLYREAKTLHASMEEYSKTFQSQQDLSLLKQALTGGQISMIEYFVEVSVIYQSYQNYLQLENQYQKAMARIYKSKL; this is translated from the coding sequence ATGAAACAAATCATGACCATAAGCACTGCACTTCTTTTCTTAACCATAGGCGAAGTGCAAGCCCAAAACGGAATTGAACAGGTATTGAAGAATATCGAAACGAACAATAAGGAGTTGCAGGCAAACGAGCAACTGATTACTTCGCAGAAGCTGGAAGCTAAAACGGATAATAACCTGCCTGATCCTACACTCTCTTACGCACATCTATGGGGAGCGAAAGATAAAAACGAAACAATCGGCGAACTGGTTGTTTCACAAAGCTTTGATTTCCCCAGTTTATATGCTACACGCAACAAGTTGAATCGTCTGAAAGCCGGAGCTTTTGACAGTCAGTCAGATGTTTTCCGTCAAGAGAAACTATTACAGGCGAAAGAACTTTGCCTGGATATTATCATGCTTCGTCAGCAAAAGCATATTCTGGAAGAACGCCTCCGCAATGCGGAAGAACTTGCAAAGATGTATGCCAAACGTCTCCAAACAGGAGATGCAAATGCTCTCGAAACCAACAAAATCAATCTGGAACTGTTGAATGTCAGAACAGAAGCGTCTCTGAACGAAACAGCACTCCGCAACAAACAGCAGGAGCTGAATACGCTGAATGGTAATATTCCGGTAGTTTTCGAAGAAAACCAATATCCGGCTATACCTTTCCCAAACGATTATCAAATATTGAAGTCGGAAGTCATGGCAACGGACCGTACTCTTATGGCGCTCGGCAACGAAAGTCTTGTTGCCCGTAAACAGATTGCTGTCAATAAATCACAATGGCTACCGAAGCTGGAACTCGGCTACCGCCGGAACACAGAAACAGGCGTACCTTTCAACGGTGTAGTGGTAGGTTTCTCTTTCCCGCTTTTTGAAAACCGGAATAAGGTAAAAATCGCCAAAGCACAGGCTCTTAACATTGACTTACAAAAGGATAATGCTACCCTGCAAGTAGAGTCCGAATTGGCACAGCTTTACCGGGAAGCGAAAACACTGCACGCTTCGATGGAAGAATACAGCAAGACTTTCCAGTCGCAACAAGATCTGTCACTGCTGAAACAGGCTCTGACAGGTGGACAGATTAGTATGATTGAATATTTCGTTGAAGTTTCTGTCATCTACCAAAGCTATCAGAACTATCTGCAACTGGAAAATCAGTACCAGAAAGCAATGGCACGGATTTACAAGAGTAAGTTGTAA
- a CDS encoding efflux RND transporter periplasmic adaptor subunit yields MKKLIFVGILGLFMLGSCHNSTVTHTHNEHDHATEGHNHEAEGSDHSHEGECSGEHNHEAADGHNESAKAHSDEIILPKAKAEAAGVKVSVIEPAPFQQVIKTSGQVLAAQGDESVAVATVAGVVSFRGKVTEGMSVGSGTPLVTISSKNIADGDPVQRARIAYEVSKKEYERMKELVKNKIVSDKDFAQAEQSYENARLSYEALSKNHSAIGQSITAPIAGYVKSVLVKEGDYVTIGQPLVSVTQNRRLFLRAEVSEKYYPYLRTISSANFQTPYNNQVYELKALNGKLLSFGKAAGDNSFYVPVTFEFDNKGEVIPGSFVEVFLLSSTMENVLSLPRTALTEEQGIFFIYLQLDEEGYKKQEVTIGADNGKSVQILTGVKAGDRVVTEGAYQVRLASASNAIPAHSHEH; encoded by the coding sequence ATGAAAAAACTTATTTTCGTAGGAATCCTAGGCTTATTCATGCTGGGTTCTTGTCATAATAGTACCGTCACACACACACACAATGAACACGATCATGCCACGGAAGGACATAATCACGAGGCAGAGGGTTCCGATCATTCTCATGAAGGCGAATGTAGCGGAGAACACAATCATGAAGCGGCCGATGGACATAACGAGTCTGCCAAAGCGCACAGTGATGAAATCATCCTTCCGAAAGCAAAAGCTGAAGCAGCCGGTGTCAAGGTGAGCGTTATCGAACCTGCACCTTTCCAGCAAGTGATTAAAACCAGCGGACAGGTGCTGGCTGCCCAAGGTGATGAATCGGTTGCCGTAGCTACAGTGGCCGGTGTTGTATCTTTCCGTGGAAAAGTAACGGAAGGAATGAGCGTCGGCAGCGGCACTCCGCTAGTCACGATTTCTTCAAAGAATATCGCCGATGGTGATCCGGTACAACGTGCCCGCATTGCCTACGAGGTATCTAAGAAGGAGTACGAACGTATGAAAGAGCTTGTTAAAAACAAAATTGTATCTGACAAGGATTTTGCACAGGCAGAACAAAGTTATGAAAATGCCCGCCTTAGCTACGAAGCCCTTTCCAAGAATCATTCGGCTATCGGCCAAAGTATTACGGCTCCTATTGCAGGATATGTGAAAAGCGTTCTTGTGAAAGAAGGCGACTACGTGACCATCGGGCAACCGCTGGTGAGCGTGACGCAGAATCGTCGTCTTTTCCTCCGTGCCGAAGTGTCGGAAAAGTATTATCCATACCTCCGTACAATCAGTTCCGCCAATTTCCAGACTCCTTATAATAATCAGGTGTACGAGCTGAAAGCATTGAACGGCAAACTTCTCTCTTTTGGAAAAGCTGCCGGAGACAACTCTTTCTATGTACCTGTCACTTTTGAGTTCGACAATAAAGGGGAAGTGATCCCCGGCTCATTCGTAGAGGTGTTCTTGCTTTCTTCAACGATGGAAAACGTTCTTTCTCTTCCACGCACGGCACTGACAGAGGAACAAGGTATCTTCTTTATCTACCTGCAACTGGACGAAGAGGGTTATAAAAAACAGGAAGTAACGATAGGAGCCGACAACGGTAAAAGTGTTCAGATCCTGACCGGAGTGAAGGCTGGCGACCGTGTAGTGACCGAAGGTGCTTATCAGGTTCGACTGGCAAGCGCAAGCAATGCCATCCCGGCACATAGTCACGAACATTAA
- a CDS encoding DUF6249 domain-containing protein produces MKNFLLALMVVLTTCTLAIAQNQTTVVRDSVGKVKITVTKDNKAKTNNTAVTVIGVDTADIDSTEVDTNSSNVNAGHGKASFTFESDDDDFPFHGFGINGGTLVAIISVIAVFGFPVFILFVIFFFRYINRKARYRLAEQALAAGQPLPVEFIRENKTVDSRSQGIKNTFTGIGLFIFLWAITGEFGIGTIGLLVTFMGIGQWIIGSKQQAQDTNAPQMHTSHKDEKKNQDNVKNDSFEMIPFAPEEKDNGVNEEKNDENK; encoded by the coding sequence ATGAAAAATTTTCTATTAGCATTGATGGTTGTACTGACCACTTGCACACTGGCTATTGCCCAAAACCAAACTACTGTTGTCCGCGATTCTGTCGGAAAAGTAAAAATAACTGTGACCAAAGACAATAAAGCAAAAACAAATAATACTGCTGTCACAGTCATCGGTGTAGATACAGCGGATATAGATTCCACAGAAGTAGATACAAATTCAAGTAATGTTAATGCTGGTCATGGTAAGGCCAGTTTTACATTCGAATCGGATGACGACGATTTCCCATTCCACGGCTTTGGTATCAACGGAGGAACTCTCGTAGCAATCATATCAGTCATTGCCGTTTTCGGATTTCCGGTATTCATTCTGTTTGTAATCTTCTTCTTCCGTTATATAAACCGGAAAGCACGCTATCGTCTTGCCGAACAGGCACTCGCTGCAGGTCAGCCATTGCCAGTAGAATTTATTCGTGAAAACAAAACGGTTGACTCACGTTCACAAGGTATCAAGAACACCTTTACAGGTATCGGTCTTTTCATCTTCCTTTGGGCAATCACCGGTGAATTCGGAATTGGAACGATCGGCTTACTCGTTACATTTATGGGGATCGGACAATGGATCATCGGTAGTAAACAACAGGCTCAAGATACAAATGCTCCTCAGATGCATACTAGCCATAAAGATGAAAAAAAGAATCAGGATAACGTCAAAAATGATAGCTTCGAAATGATCCCTTTCGCACCCGAAGAGAAAGATAATGGAGTAAACGAAGAAAAGAACGACGAGAATAAATGA
- a CDS encoding methyltransferase RsmF C-terminal domain-like protein has product MELPASFIDYTRALLGDEEYDKLAVAIQQEPPVSIRLNNGKLKIENGKCRIVPQAGCITDFQLSAFNFEFNQVPWSSEGFYLDERLTFTFDPLFHAGCYYVQEASSMFVEQVLRQYVTGPVKMLDLCAAPGGKSTHARSVLPEGSLLVANEVIRNRSQILAENLTKWGHPDVVVTNNDPADFAALPSFFDVILTDVPCSGEGMFRKDPVAVEEWSPENVEICWQRQRRIIGDIWDTLKPGGILIYSTCTFNTKEDEENARWIQQEYGAEPLTVQVQENWNITGDLLPDNCEGSKSSIPVYHFFPHKTKGEGFFLAAFRKPETGDEIPVVSFSKEKTSKKKDKKGGAASSPVSKEQLNIAKSWLNDENSDKYILSAEGTSIRAFSKHYADELMAMKQCLKIVSAGVEIGEVKGKDLIPDHALAMCSSLLCREAFATEEISYKQAITYLRKEAITLPVTAPRGYVLLTYRHIPLGFVKNIGNRANNLYPQEWRIRSGYLPENIRILAESTVD; this is encoded by the coding sequence ATGGAATTACCTGCTTCTTTTATAGATTATACCCGTGCCCTGCTGGGCGATGAAGAATACGACAAATTAGCTGTTGCCATCCAACAAGAACCGCCTGTCAGCATCCGGTTGAATAATGGAAAATTAAAAATTGAAAATGGAAAATGCAGAATTGTACCGCAAGCAGGCTGCATTACTGATTTTCAACTTTCAGCTTTCAACTTTGAATTTAATCAAGTCCCTTGGTCTTCTGAAGGGTTTTATCTGGATGAACGTCTCACTTTCACGTTTGATCCATTGTTTCATGCAGGCTGTTATTATGTTCAGGAAGCTTCTTCTATGTTTGTGGAGCAGGTGCTCCGGCAGTATGTCACTGGACCGGTGAAGATGCTGGATCTTTGTGCGGCTCCCGGTGGAAAGTCTACTCATGCCCGTAGTGTGCTCCCCGAAGGAAGCTTGCTGGTGGCTAATGAAGTCATCCGGAATCGTTCGCAGATTCTTGCGGAGAATTTAACGAAGTGGGGACATCCGGATGTGGTAGTAACCAATAATGATCCGGCAGATTTTGCGGCTTTACCGTCTTTCTTTGATGTGATTCTTACAGATGTTCCCTGTTCCGGTGAAGGAATGTTCCGTAAAGACCCTGTCGCTGTAGAAGAGTGGAGTCCCGAGAATGTAGAAATCTGTTGGCAGCGGCAGCGGCGGATTATTGGAGATATTTGGGACACGTTGAAGCCTGGGGGAATTCTTATATATAGTACGTGTACATTTAATACAAAAGAGGACGAAGAGAATGCACGTTGGATTCAACAAGAGTATGGAGCCGAACCGTTAACTGTGCAGGTACAGGAAAACTGGAATATAACAGGAGATCTTTTACCTGATAATTGTGAGGGTTCTAAATCTTCTATTCCTGTCTATCATTTTTTCCCTCATAAGACGAAAGGCGAAGGCTTTTTCCTGGCAGCTTTTCGGAAGCCGGAGACAGGAGACGAGATTCCGGTAGTTTCTTTCTCGAAGGAGAAGACTTCTAAAAAGAAAGATAAGAAAGGAGGAGCAGCATCTTCTCCTGTTTCGAAAGAACAGTTGAATATTGCAAAAAGCTGGTTGAACGATGAGAATTCGGACAAGTATATATTGTCGGCAGAAGGAACAAGTATCCGGGCTTTTTCAAAGCATTATGCTGATGAATTAATGGCGATGAAACAATGCCTGAAAATCGTATCGGCAGGAGTGGAGATAGGAGAAGTGAAAGGAAAGGATTTGATACCTGACCATGCATTGGCGATGTGTAGTTCACTTTTATGCCGGGAAGCTTTCGCTACGGAAGAAATAAGTTATAAACAGGCTATCACTTATTTACGAAAAGAGGCCATTACCTTGCCGGTAACAGCCCCTCGTGGATATGTTTTGCTTACGTACCGGCATATTCCTCTCGGATTTGTGAAGAACATCGGTAATCGTGCCAATAATCTCTATCCGCAAGAATGGCGTATCCGTAGCGGATACTTGCCGGAAAATATACGCATATTAGCAGAAAGTACAGTTGATTAA
- a CDS encoding RNA polymerase sigma factor — protein MSQLNDISLVAQVVVFKNTKAFDQLVGKYQSPIRRFFLNLTCGDSELSDDLAQDTFIKAYTNIASFRNLSSFSTWLYRIAYNVFYDYIRSRKETADLDTKEIDAINSTEQENVGQKMDVYQSLKMLKEVERTCIMLFYMEDISIDKIAGIVGIPSGTVKSHLSRGKEKLATYLKQNGYDRNRQ, from the coding sequence ATGAGCCAACTCAATGATATATCGTTAGTCGCACAGGTCGTGGTGTTCAAGAACACCAAGGCCTTCGACCAGTTGGTGGGGAAGTACCAGTCGCCCATTCGGCGATTCTTCCTGAACCTGACTTGCGGCGACAGCGAATTGAGTGACGACCTTGCACAAGATACATTTATCAAAGCATATACGAACATTGCCTCTTTCCGAAACTTGTCAAGTTTCTCTACGTGGCTGTACCGCATTGCTTATAATGTTTTTTATGATTATATTCGCAGCCGGAAAGAGACAGCCGACTTGGATACAAAAGAAATAGACGCCATCAACAGTACCGAACAAGAGAATGTAGGACAGAAAATGGATGTTTATCAGTCACTCAAAATGCTTAAGGAAGTGGAAAGAACCTGCATTATGTTGTTCTATATGGAGGACATTAGTATCGACAAAATAGCAGGTATTGTAGGAATACCGTCAGGAACGGTGAAAAGCCACCTGTCACGTGGAAAAGAAAAATTAGCAACGTATTTAAAACAAAACGGTTATGACAGAAATAGACAATGA